DNA sequence from the Thunnus maccoyii chromosome 7, fThuMac1.1, whole genome shotgun sequence genome:
TATAAACAGCAGCATATATGACTTATGATCCAACTTTTTGGGTTTCATGAACCCAAATCTGATGTAAATCTATGTCTAAGTCTTTACCTCTGTATGATAAAACAAAGATAGTTGCATTTACAGTGACCTTGCAAATATGAAACCTTTGTCTTGTACGACTCTGCTTAATATATTAACcaagcatgttttatttttttgttttttgttactcaTGGTATTGTGCCGTccaaaaagtatatttttcaacCTGTGTTTCCCTCTTTCAGTCTGATTAATAGCTACACAGGCtatttttcattgagagaaaatgttcatcaattttttttttctcacgaAATTTTCATAAGGTGCAGTAAAGATAGTTACATTTTCTATAATTTTTGAACCCACTGTAGCTATAGAAGCAAAATATGACTGCCAACACTCAGTATAGTTTTTAATTCTCAACTCCTGGTGCACTTTTCATCTTTAATCTCTCATGATATGCCAATGATAATATCTTGTTTCTCATATAATTTCTCTGTACTACACAAGCAAGCAGTTTTAAATAGTCCTAATGAACTTTCCTGTAATGTTTCTAATCTTTTTTCCAAGTTGGTAATATGTACATGTAAAATAGTTTGGCATTCAATAAAATACACTGGATACGttacatacatttatacattttatctatattattatatattaaattcTATGCCAAATGCCCAGATCTCCATCTGTCATCACTTGCTCATTAAATATTTCTGAGAATAGAATCATCTCATCTTAGTTGCAAACTCATAACCAGAGTACACTTATGGTATTTGTACATAGATTTAAATTGCACTCCACCATGATTAGTACTCACATAaagtattacattttttttcctttagttaTTATCTTTTACCGCCCAGGTGTTGGTGCAGATTTTTCCATCTTAAATACAGTTCTCACATGCCATATGAATGTTGAAAGCGTTATCGGTCACAGGCCTTGACTGAACTGCAagaaatgggggaaaaaaatccacagttcttgttttgtgcaaaaatgcactCTGACGTTTAACGAAAccctaatatgaggcttcagaatTCTGAGTTAGCTAaattgtgtgtgcatattttccaaagttagtctttttagtaagaAATCCCCTCCTTGTGTTTTcccagacagtgtttccttccTGAGCTGCGGCAGATGGATACTTCCTAGTATTTCTGGGACAAAACACTGCCAATAAACCTATATGTGACTACCAAGACTAAGATACCAACATGATTTAGCTTACTTAGACTGCTGAAACCAAATTAGCTTTGGCTGAACcttacaatacatttttaaacagaaagaggactgtggattttgcgCCCCATCTTTTACAGCGTAGTTACACCACTAAGAGATCTCCTCGTGGTCAGTATAATGAGAAGGACCCACAACTCTCCCAACCTACATATGGTTTGTTAGAATTGTGTTCAGATAGACTTCAAAAAATCGGCACCTATGCTCTAAGTCTGCTTCCATTTGGCCTTCTTACCTTTACATGTTACTGGTTTATCCCATTCGCCGTTGACACATGTTGCACTGCCAGCTTTTTCACTAGGTGAGATACATCTATActcaatgacatcatcatgcaCATATCTTTCTTTATCCTCGGTGACCCTCATTGTATCCGTCTCATCTTCGGGCTTGTGACAGTGTgctaaaaaaatgtaagaattaCATTGTTACCTGACATGTCCAATTAGATTGTTTTGAATTAGAAATGTCATTTGCTGGATTTAAGTTTTagcagtgttgtttttaaatgtattattttaccACTTGCTTTTCAATCACAATCTAAAtgttaaagagtttttttctcAAGGTATTATTGCTCGGACAGCAGAAATATTCTTATTATATGACTTAATGTGATTAGCTAAATACATCAATTTCAGGCTAAATGCTCTTGATGTTGTATTGAAAGCTCAGCTAGGaataaatacagatttttttgtaaCATATTTGCAAATGTAACACGTTTCTTATTGCCAGAAAGTTACTTGTATCCTTGTCTACACAGGTCAAATCAAAAGTATAAATTGAACCCATCCACATCTGGTTTAAAAGGGGAGAGCCACTGAATGCAAAACTGGAAAACTTCCAAAATTCCATTTTTCTTCCATACATTCATAATAGCATTCGGCATCTTGATAAGTCAACATGCTACCCAACTGGAATTGTGTTAAAGGTTTTGTGCAAGGCTTTTGAAAGTACGTACATGTACAATTAATGTCCACCTTATCCCAATGCCCATTTGTGCATGTAATCATGCCTTCTCCCTCCATTGTATACTTCTGGCGGCACAGATAAGTTACTGTAGAGCCAGACGAGTATTCCTTCTGATATGCACCACGAACAACTGCATTCTTTACTCTAGGTGGGGCCTCACAGGGCTTGGAGATAGCTGCAAGAGATGAAACATGAGAAGTATTAACATACATCTCATATttttataaacaataatatcTGATAAAATAAGACTGAAGATGACTCACGTGCACAGATCTTTTTGAATGGGATTTTTCCAGATTGCCAATTCCCGTTTTGACAGGTTAGTTCATGAATCAGAGCAAGATATCCTTCCTTACAAACAATCTCGAAGGTATTTTCTTGATTCGTATCAGTTCCATAGATCACTCTCCCATTAGTAATATTAGGCACTTTTCCACAACTGTTTTCATCTAGAGTGGATATGATTATAAACATTAGATCCATATATTGTAGCTAACAAACATGCAGTAAGTAAACcaaatttctgttttgaaaTGAGTTCAAGTCTGGAACAAACCAGGTAACACTGTGTGagataaagaaaacatgttaaaagaaacaatacagtatattgagaGACATTTAAAGAGAAGAATTCATCCATCAGCAATATCAATGCATAGCTTAGAAGGACATAAGATGCACattgtctatatttttattctggggctctatgTGAACATCTTTGCCTGATTCACAGTTGAAAAAACTTCTCATTTATCTTAtggcccccctcctgatgagccctgctctgttctgattggttagctcccagAAGTTGCCTCTCAGCAGACTTCCaccagctctggaggctacgtaaacaaacaagtAGTAGTgggattttgtttctttttcatgtactttactggcttttgacttgaagaCGACTTTTTCACATATGTTCACCTCCTgatttggacctttgaccatgtttaacatagagatccaacatcataacagtataaaaattacagaaaatcacaaaaagcataatatgttcACTTTAAGCATACAGTGACCAGGCAGCGAACCAATGCTACAttgttttactgatttttttttgtttgttttttgtgtttatgtagtatTTCTCAAGCAAGGAAATCTTTACTGATTAAAACCTCAAAAcctcatttcattttctaattaaaacatcaacaagCTGCTGTGGTAACTTTGCTTCATGCAGGTTATATCTAGACTAGTAAGGCATTCAAAATTCTTTACCGATGCATTTTTGGATTGTAGACCACTTGCGCTTGTTACATTTGGCTTCACCCCACCAGCCTTTAGTGACAAGCTTATAACCTTCATCGCAGGCATAGTGCAGTGTTCCATTTAATACAATTCCAAATCCATTTTCAATTTCAGCTTTGGGACATGTTATGGTAtctgtaaaaaacaaagaaaaagttaCAGTTCTTTATTACCATGAACATGAACAGTAAGTCAGTCCCtcatacatgcatacagtacattgcaGCTGTAAAT
Encoded proteins:
- the LOC121900586 gene encoding complement factor H-like; amino-acid sequence: MPTNCVEIGIHTVEALEGLTQRFWPRNTITCPKAEIENGFGIVLNGTLHYACDEGYKLVTKGWWGEAKCNKRKWSTIQKCIDENSCGKVPNITNGRVIYGTDTNQENTFEIVCKEGYLALIHELTCQNGNWQSGKIPFKKICAPISKPCEAPPRVKNAVVRGAYQKEYSSGSTVTYLCRQKYTMEGEGMITCTNGHWDKVDINCTCTYFQKPCTKPLTQFQLGSMLTYQDAECYYESHCHKPEDETDTMRVTEDKERYVHDDVIEYRCISPSEKAGSATCVNGEWDKPVTCKDTCTVTDVLGKAKLHKYVEGAQLREGEKLRFYCNLRGHILQGKEEVECLADGQWSGPFPTCGVPAGCERPPVLANGDTTTSVKPQYEHNERVEYICQRYYIMEGEPYQTCNNGEWTGEMKCLKPCTADKELLETHNLEFIHISADKLYSAHDDVIEFRCVRGTTHDGRVGMRQKCNDGVMDLPTCH